TGATTCTTCTTCTGTGGAAGCGTTAATGGAAGATCTAATTGAGGATTGGCGTTCGCGCGGCTTACCCGTGTTCCAAGACTTTTTTGGCGTGTTGGCTAGAGTGATGCAAGATCTCCCTCAGCTAATTACTCCAGATCACATTCAGTCCGAAGGCTTATTTACTCACAAGCTAACGATTACAGAAGAGGAATTTAATAAGTTCTTGCTTTCAAAAGATCCGATCTTCCAACACGCATACTTCGCGTTTGACCATAACCAACTGGAAGTAGTAGGTAACTACAATCAGGTGAATTTGAAAATTATAGGTTCTTACGAAGTGGTCTCCCCCACAGAATTAAGGTTTCATATTAATAAACTAATGTTTGATGGTTATGAACTCCCAGAAAGCACAGCAGAGGAAATGTCAAAAGAATATGACCTCAGTTTTTATCCTGCGTTAATCAACCCAAACATTCAAGTACAGGAAGCCACTTTGGATGAACACAAGCTACAAATCAAAGTGAAATTCAATATTTTGTAGTGGGAATTCCTTTCCATACAAGTAAAAAAAGCTAGCACAGGATAAATACCTGTGCTAGCTTTTTACATATCTAAAAGAACAGTTATCCGAATGAACCAGAAACATACGGATTAAACGTTTTTTCCCGATCAATCGTAGTCAGTGGTCCATGCCCAGGATAGACAATTGTCTCGTCAGGTAGTTCAAATAGCTTCTCATGAATACTTTGAATCAATGTATGATGATCTCCACCTCTTAAATCCGAGCGTCCAATCGAGTTAGCAAACAAAACATCTCCACTAAAACAATGCTGACCGATTACGTATGTCGCACTTCCCGGAGAATGACCTGGTGTGTGTAACACTTGAATTGACAAGCCAGCTAGTTGGAGCTCTTGCCCTTCTTCTACCATGTATTCAGCAGGTTCACAGATAATGGGTGCGAATCCAAAGCGTTGTGAGCCATTTAATTCAGGGTCTGTCAGCCAGCTTTGCTCGATCGAATGGATATAGACTGGCGCTTTAGTCTGTTCACGAAGCTCTGTCAGTCCACCAATATGATCTAAATGAGCGTGAGTTAGTAGAATAGCCACTACCTTCTCTGACTTCATTGCTTGCAATAAAGGGCCAGGATTCATACCTGGGTCAACCACAATCGTCTCCCCAGTCTCCACATTTTTAATCATATAAGCATTTGTCTCAAACGGTCCCAATTCAACAGAGCGTACTTCTATGTTCATAAAAAACTCCTTCCCTTGCCTTAGCCGTTGTCTTTACATACAATGGCAATAATTGCTACAGTATTATAGTATCAGAGAGATAGGAGGCAAAACAATGGTACCTCTTTTATATGGTGTTGAATTAGAAATGCCCAAAGGAAAACTCCCCGGATTTTATGCGCAAATCGTACATAAGATTGGTGAACAAGTAAAAGTAATCGATCGGGATAAAAAATTAATGATCGTTTCCACGGAAGACGACCAACAGCAATTATTGCAGATTGCAGCCAGATATCAAGCCGAAACCGAATGCTTCTCCTTGTGGTTGCTTCCAGAGGGCGTGGCAAACCCGAAGCTGAATGATTATGGCTTCATCAGTCTAAATGACCGTCAATACGTATACGCTAATCTCGTAAGCTTCTTTCGCTTTTCTAACAATCCTCTTACTCATGATCATCAGGAAGCATATGAGCAGATGGAGCAGTATATCCTGATTTCGTTTACTGCAAAGGATCAAACCATCTATATTGCAGACACGACTCACAAGGAGTTACTTGACCAATTGGCTAGCCGTTACAAAGTTGTGCTGGACTGGCATCCTGGCATTCCTTTCAAATAAATTCCATTTGTCTCTAACATACACATAAAACAAAAAGCATCTCCTACTGCCTCATCCAGTAAGAGATGCTCTTTTACTTGTGAGATTAGCCGCTACTTAGCCAACACATCAAAACGATAACCAATGACCTTGTTGTTATTTAAGCTAAATGTTACTTGATACTTACTTCCTTTATACGTAAGCTCTTTATCCCCAGCTGCATCCCCATAAAGCTGCTTAACCTTATCTATACTTTCATACATAGACAATCCTCTGTTGGTTTTAAATTTATCACCTTGCTCCTGCGGAATACCACCTACCATGATGCTGGTTACTACTCCTTTTTGGACCGTTACCAGAACCTGCGCCTGGTCTGCAAATAAAATGCCAGTAGTAATATTTCCTTCCCCTTTTGCTAACTGTTCAACCGTTAGCGATTCACGACTAATCATATCCATAAATTCATATTTTTCCGGTTTTAAGGCAGCCATGGCTTCTTTAATGCCTTCTCCAACATGGGCTCCACGGATTCCAAACTCCTTGGCATTTTCAGGATCAAATGTGGGAGCGAGAGTCGTGTTTTCTGTAGGAGCTGGGGATGTGGTCCCCGTAGGCTGACAACCTGTTAACGCTACAACAGACGCAAGTACAGCACTTCCCACAATCACTTTCCAATTTATCATATCTATGTTCCCCTACCTTGGTATTCATTCATATGTTGTAAAGTACAATCACAGCAATATCGATATCTTACCCTAGGGGTAATAAAGTTCGCAAGTTTTTACCCAATTTCATTCCAGCTTATTTCCCATCGATTTTCTGCTTTGGTTTAGGCGGTAAATGGCTACTAACCGTCTGTTGGTATCCTTGTAAGATTTTTAAGATGGAATGAAATAAAGGCGATCCGAACACAGCCACAATTCCCCATGTCCAAATCCGCGCCCCCCATGCATCTGCTACGTAAGCTGTATTTGTTCCCATCAGAATTTGTGCGGGATCTAATCCTAATTCGGCGAAGATACAGCCTGCTGCTAAAACAGAGAATACGAGATTAAATAACTTCTTAAGATGTTGTTTTTTCCCAGCCTTACAATGTGCTTCATAGCTATCATTATCTGGTACATAATCATACGTTAAAAAAGGAATAGCGCTTTTAGCTATCTCTGTTACCCCAGCAGCCGCACTGGAAACAGCCGTTATATAAATCAAAAAGGAAATGGTTGAATCTAATGTCACCATGGTAACGTCCCTCCTTGGTACATATGTATGTCCCAAGAGAGACGGGCATGTAAACAATATTTTTATATGTAAATCTATTTTAATTATTACTATTTTACACCAATAATAAGAAGCAAAATAAACAGGATCCTTATGAAAAACAACACGAATGACAAAAACCGCCTCTTTAAAGAGACGGCTTCTGGTCGGGTTATTTTAAATGGGTAGGCAATCCATCACTCTTCTTTAGTACATCTACCTTTTGAAAAAGCGATTTCTAAAGAAAAATTGATTAGCCATTTCATTTGGGGTAGTAACGATTCTCGCGTGCGACCATTCGCCTCCTGATTAAAATAGGCACTCCACTAGCATTGTCTAGTGAAATGACGCCTGATTCTTCTGGAGTGGTCCCAAACGTTCGTTACCAACAACCTCGACAGCTATATCTTACGTAGGACAAGATGTTTTTATACATTTTTTCGCAATGGCAAAACACCTTATAGAATATCTGCGGCCAATTGAGCTAACACACTACGCTCCCCTTTTTCTAACTTGATATGACCCGCTAGCTTTTGCTCTTTAAACATTTCAACCACATAGGTAAGTCCATTATTGCTTTCATCCAAATATGGGTGATCTATTTGCTCTGGATCGCCCATTAATACAATTTTAGAGCCCTCGCCTACCCGAGTTAAGATGGTTTTGACCTCATGTTTTGTTAAATTCTGCGCTTCATCAATGATAATATACTGACCCGGAATAGATCTCCCCCTAATGTAGGTCAGAGCCTCCACCTGAATACTCCCCATTCCATCTAGAATTTTTTCTAAGTCACCAGATTTCTTTGTGTTAAATAAATACTCTAAATTATCGTAGATTGGCTGCATCCAAGGGCGGAGCTTTTCTTCTTTTTCACCAGGAAGATAACCAATATCTTTTCCCATCGGTACGATCGGTCTTGCAACCAGCAGTTTTTTATACTTTCGTAAATCCTCAATTTGTAATAATCCTGCGGCAAGCGCAATCAGGGTTTTGCCCGTCCCTGCTTTCCCTGTCATGGTGACTAACGGAATATCATCTCGCAATAGTAGTTCAATGGCCATTTTTTGTTGAGCGTTGCGAGCTTTCACACCCCAAATATGATCATCATCGGAGACGAGAGGTTCATAATATCTCGCTTCTTCATCAATTTTACCAATTGCAGAAATTGATGGATTACATTCATCCTTTAATATCAGGAATTGATGTGGGTAAAATTCTTCATGAGGAAAGACTGTCTCTAGAAATAGACGGCGGGTGTTGTAAAACAGCTTTATTACCTCTGAGGGAACTGTTCGTTTTTCATAGCCAAGATAAATGCTTGAATACTCCCGAACCACTCGATCCGATAAAAAGTCCTCTGCGGTTAACCCTAATGCATCTGCTTTGACTCTCATTAAAGCATCCTTGCTAACCAAAATTACTGGACGTCCTTGTCCAGTGGTATTTTCTTCTTCTTGTAGATTAAGTGCTACTGCTAGGATTCGATTATCATTGGTCATCTCATGAAATTGTTTCTGCATATTTCCCATCGCAGAATGATTCAATTCCACCCGCAGAGTAGCTCCTGTTTCCAACTGTATGCCCTGATGCAAATGGCCATTGAGTCGCAATCGGTCCAAGAGCCGGGATACATGCCTAGAATTACGGCCAATTTCATCCATGTATCGCTTTTTTGAATCCACTTCTTCTAATACGACTGCCGGAATGACGATATCGTTGTTGTGAAAGGAGTAGATCGCCATTGGATCTTGCAGGAGTACGTTGGTATCAATTACATAGATTTTTTTCAAATCATGATTCGCCTCCCCTTACCCATCTTCCATATTTTATGCATATTTTTTATTCTTGTTTGTTGGTTTTCTTCTCTTTCTTTGCTTTTTTTAGGGGAACCTGACCTACAGGAAGAGTGTGTAAAAGTTTACTGATAGTCCATATCTATGTAACAAGCATAAAAGATAGACGAACTCCTTGTCCGTTCGTATAAAAAGCAATGGAGAGCAAACACTAGGGGCATAATATCGGAGTGAGTTCCGTGGAAAGGATTGATCAAATATGAGACGACTTATCTCTACTCTAGCTTGTTGCTTATTACTTACAGCTTGCCAAACCAATAACCCAAAAACTGGGACACAGGGAGCAGGAACTCCTAAAACTGTTCAGAATGTAGCAGGTTCCCAACAAGGCAGTCATCCAAATGCACCAAAAACACAACGAGTTGAACAAACACAGCCTGCCCCTACCTATGATCAATCTCCGCAAGCTACAGCTGATCGTCTGGTTAAACTGGCTAATCGAGTAAAAAACGTTAAAAAGTCCACAGCCGTTGTCTTAGGCAAGTATGCCATTGTAGCCATTGACGTAGATGAAAAGTTAGATCGGCCCGAGGTCGGTGTTGTTAAATACTCTGTAGCTGAGGCACTCAAGGAAGATCCACAAGGTGCTACAGCCTTAGTGACTGCAGATGCAGATTTACGTCAGCGTTTAGTAGAGGTACAAGCTGATATGCAGAATGGCAGACCGGTAGCTGGTATTATGGAAGAACTGGCGGATATCACGGGACGTCTTATCCCTCAATTCCCAAGTGATGTACGTCAGAAGGTACAACAACCTTCTCAGAATCGTCAGCAGCCAGGTACCAGATCACAGAAACCCGGGGCCAAGCAAATGAAGCGACCCGAAAAAGAACCTCAGCAAAAGCCAGCTCAACCCTATATGAATCAGTAAGCATACCCTGCCTACAACCTATCCCTGCCTCACACCAGTTGGCTTTGGATAGGTTGTTTTGTTGCTTCCTGCTTTTTGTCAGATTGACAGTACTTGACACCATTCAGTCACATGTATGTATATAAGAACTTTCAAAGCGTAAAACAATCATGGTAAGATAAGGCATAGTTGATTATTATTCTTATTATTAAGAAGGAGAGATTATCTATGAAATACAGAACTCTTCCCGGCACAGATCTTTCTGTCTCTGAAGTAGGTTTCGGCGTATGGTCTGTAGCAACTAAATGGTGGGGCGTTTCTGATGTAGAAATGGGAAAACGCTTGCTTCGCTCTTCTTATGATGAATATGGGGTAACTTTTTTTGATACAGGCGATGTGTATGGAAGCGGATTAGGAGAAACCATCCTAAAAGATGCACTTGGTGATATTCGCGACAAGGTTGTCATTGCTACGAAATTTGGCTACGACATTTATAATATTCCTGGCGAACGAAAAGGGCATTCTGAATTGCCACAAAACTGGTCCAAAGAAAATATCCGTTATGCTTGTGAGCAAAGCTTAAAACGACTAGGTACTGATTATATTGACTTCTATCAATTACACAATCCACGTATGGAATCCGTACTAAGTGACGAGATTCATGAAACATTGGAGCGTTTAAAAGAAGAAGGAAAAATTCGTCATTACGGAGCAGCTATGGGTCCTGACATCGGTTGGGAAGATGAATCCATTGCAGCTTTGAAGCGTCCAGGCTATGCTGCTATTCAAATTATCAACAACATTGTAGAACAGGATCCTGCGCGTAATCTATTCCCAATTGCTGAACAAGAAAAACGTGCTTTGATCGTTCGTGTCCCTCACGCTTCTGGTTTATTGGATGGTAGCTATGATCCTGATAAACACTTTGATAAGAGCGATCACCGTAGTCATCGCCCTACAGATTGGATGCAAGCTGGTGTTGAGGTTGTACAAGAAATGAAGCAACAAGGATTATTTGATGGCAAAGATAGAACGATTGGTCAATTAGCAATCCAGTTCTCTTTATTCAGACCAAGTGTAGTAAGCGTTCTTCCTAACATTACGAGCGATGCAACGTTAAAAGAATTTGCACTAGCGTCTGAAGTAGCTCCACTTACAAAAGAACAATTTGAAATGATTGATGCACTCTGGGTAAATGGGTACAACGAACGTCTGAAACAGCATATGTCTAATACTCAAACGAAACCAACACCCGTTTTACATGAAGCATAATTGGCTGATTGGGTAGTTGACTCGAAAACAGTATGCTTCACACAGACTGAAAAAAAGTTCCTCACTAGTTGTGAGGAACTTTTTAGTAGGTCGAGAGGATCATTAAAATGGCGGTAAAATTAACAATAATAAGCAATTAGCCCCAAGCGTCGGATCCGAACTTCTTCATAAAAACGCACCCCCATTGACCTTTTGCAATTTTGCTTACAAATATATCTTATAATAGTAAGAAAAATATGTCAATTTAGTAATTTCTATGTATAATAAAAAATAAAAACGGGAAAAGGTGGATATATTTGTGACACATGTTGGTAAGCGTTTACGTTACTTCCGTAAAAATCTACGTATGACTCAAGAAGAATTGTCTGTTGGTATTTGCAACCGTAGTTATGTTAGTCAAATCGAAAAGGGAAATGTTATACCATCACCCGAAATTCTTGATCAATTGGCTAAGCGTTTACAAACCGATTTAAAAGAATTATGGACCGAATCGGAATCACCGATTGGATTTTCTGAAGTAGAAATTCAAAACGCATTGCGGCACATTGTTAATCGCTTAGAAGCAAATGATATTGAGATTTCGCGTAAGTGGTTATTTAAATTAAAAGGTCAGCAGTTACGCACGGAAGATCAATGCATTTATTTATGGGCGAAAGCTGAACTAGCCTTACATGATCAGCGCTTTGAGGAAGTAGAGGAACTATTGCTCCAAAGCATCTCTCTTGCTCGTGATGTAGATGATCCTGTTTCCTTAGTGCGCAGTCTTCAATCCCTAGGAGATTACTATGGAATGACTCGTCAGGCGAAAAAAGCAATACCGTTCTTAACCGAAGCACTACAATTGGTGAATCGTTTTGAGATTGGCGGTTTATTACGAATTTCCCTTCTATATACGTCTGCTAAAATGCATGGAAGCTTAGAAGAATACTATTCGGCCATAGAGCTACTAAACCAGGCAGTTCAATTGAATGATTCATATGGGACCATGTACAAGAGTACTTCTATCTACATGGGCTTGGCTATTTGTCATCTGCATCTGCACCAACATGAGCAGGCTGAGAAATATAACCTTCTCGCCCTTGATGTGCTAAAGCTCGTACCCGATGAAAAGCTCATTGCTAATACGTATAATAACTTGGGTATTTTGTATCGCGTAACGAAATGCTACGATAAATCCGAGGAATACTTGTTAAAAGCAATTGATATTTTGCAAAAATTAGATCAAAAGCATTGGTTTAATAACGCTACAAACGAGCTAGCTCATCTTTATCGGGATATGGGTTACTATCAGCGAGCAAAGGAGCTCTGCGAAAGCATCATTCACAATTGCAACAACCCCCATTTGCTAGCTGAGATCAACCTGAATTATGCTAATATTTTGACCGATTGTGAGCATTATGAGCAAGCACTCTATCATTTAGAACAAGCTATGCAATATTTTACGGCAGAACGATCTACTCAGTATGTCGTACGTTCCTAATGAAGTACTTCTTAGAATCAGTACACATTCTCAACAACCCGAAAAAATTGCTCGTTTATCTTTACTACACAAATAAATTGTTGAGAACTATAATCAATTTATTATATCAATATATTTTTAACAAACACGAAAAAGAGGCTTTATATCGCCTCTTTTTCGTGTTTGTTTATATTTGATAATGATTAAAGACCTATTAATTAGGCTAAAAC
This is a stretch of genomic DNA from Brevibacillus laterosporus DSM 25. It encodes these proteins:
- a CDS encoding MBL fold metallo-hydrolase, whose protein sequence is MNIEVRSVELGPFETNAYMIKNVETGETIVVDPGMNPGPLLQAMKSEKVVAILLTHAHLDHIGGLTELREQTKAPVYIHSIEQSWLTDPELNGSQRFGFAPIICEPAEYMVEEGQELQLAGLSIQVLHTPGHSPGSATYVIGQHCFSGDVLFANSIGRSDLRGGDHHTLIQSIHEKLFELPDETIVYPGHGPLTTIDREKTFNPYVSGSFG
- a CDS encoding tetratricopeptide repeat protein, with translation MTHVGKRLRYFRKNLRMTQEELSVGICNRSYVSQIEKGNVIPSPEILDQLAKRLQTDLKELWTESESPIGFSEVEIQNALRHIVNRLEANDIEISRKWLFKLKGQQLRTEDQCIYLWAKAELALHDQRFEEVEELLLQSISLARDVDDPVSLVRSLQSLGDYYGMTRQAKKAIPFLTEALQLVNRFEIGGLLRISLLYTSAKMHGSLEEYYSAIELLNQAVQLNDSYGTMYKSTSIYMGLAICHLHLHQHEQAEKYNLLALDVLKLVPDEKLIANTYNNLGILYRVTKCYDKSEEYLLKAIDILQKLDQKHWFNNATNELAHLYRDMGYYQRAKELCESIIHNCNNPHLLAEINLNYANILTDCEHYEQALYHLEQAMQYFTAERSTQYVVRS
- a CDS encoding YhcN/YlaJ family sporulation lipoprotein, whose translation is MRRLISTLACCLLLTACQTNNPKTGTQGAGTPKTVQNVAGSQQGSHPNAPKTQRVEQTQPAPTYDQSPQATADRLVKLANRVKNVKKSTAVVLGKYAIVAIDVDEKLDRPEVGVVKYSVAEALKEDPQGATALVTADADLRQRLVEVQADMQNGRPVAGIMEELADITGRLIPQFPSDVRQKVQQPSQNRQQPGTRSQKPGAKQMKRPEKEPQQKPAQPYMNQ
- a CDS encoding PhoH family protein, which codes for MKKIYVIDTNVLLQDPMAIYSFHNNDIVIPAVVLEEVDSKKRYMDEIGRNSRHVSRLLDRLRLNGHLHQGIQLETGATLRVELNHSAMGNMQKQFHEMTNDNRILAVALNLQEEENTTGQGRPVILVSKDALMRVKADALGLTAEDFLSDRVVREYSSIYLGYEKRTVPSEVIKLFYNTRRLFLETVFPHEEFYPHQFLILKDECNPSISAIGKIDEEARYYEPLVSDDDHIWGVKARNAQQKMAIELLLRDDIPLVTMTGKAGTGKTLIALAAGLLQIEDLRKYKKLLVARPIVPMGKDIGYLPGEKEEKLRPWMQPIYDNLEYLFNTKKSGDLEKILDGMGSIQVEALTYIRGRSIPGQYIIIDEAQNLTKHEVKTILTRVGEGSKIVLMGDPEQIDHPYLDESNNGLTYVVEMFKEQKLAGHIKLEKGERSVLAQLAADIL
- a CDS encoding aldo/keto reductase, whose product is MKYRTLPGTDLSVSEVGFGVWSVATKWWGVSDVEMGKRLLRSSYDEYGVTFFDTGDVYGSGLGETILKDALGDIRDKVVIATKFGYDIYNIPGERKGHSELPQNWSKENIRYACEQSLKRLGTDYIDFYQLHNPRMESVLSDEIHETLERLKEEGKIRHYGAAMGPDIGWEDESIAALKRPGYAAIQIINNIVEQDPARNLFPIAEQEKRALIVRVPHASGLLDGSYDPDKHFDKSDHRSHRPTDWMQAGVEVVQEMKQQGLFDGKDRTIGQLAIQFSLFRPSVVSVLPNITSDATLKEFALASEVAPLTKEQFEMIDALWVNGYNERLKQHMSNTQTKPTPVLHEA